The following proteins are co-located in the Candidatus Abyssobacteria bacterium SURF_5 genome:
- a CDS encoding MCE family protein yields MKREMKVGLFFIIGMLILGILTFYSGSLSDWFQKKYTLYANFEKVDGLVENDPVTLAGVEIGEVKKMRIRGAQVEVALLINRDAIIRKDSTARIETESLLGGKYIGMTIGSPDAPILKDGDTVQTRQAADMTAILQNVADLAEDIRLAVNNFNKNQEKLASQIDDILGENRENIRETFASLNRIVTDNEEGIGETIENLRAAGPHLKEAMERVNEIARKMESGEGTLGKLVQDDSLYNDMRDLSAKLGEASDTVVRVLGDNEADMREAVASLREATPKMQATMERIDKISEKIEKGEGSLGKLIQDDALYDEATRMFKESRHAAEDLREQVPIITFTSVLFGAFQ; encoded by the coding sequence ATGAAGAGAGAAATGAAGGTGGGCTTGTTTTTCATAATCGGAATGCTCATTCTGGGCATCCTCACCTTTTACAGTGGAAGCCTGAGCGACTGGTTTCAAAAAAAATACACTCTTTACGCCAATTTTGAAAAGGTCGACGGCTTGGTCGAGAATGACCCAGTGACGCTGGCGGGAGTTGAGATAGGCGAAGTAAAGAAAATGCGGATTCGGGGAGCTCAGGTGGAAGTGGCATTGCTGATCAATCGAGATGCGATAATCCGCAAGGATTCCACGGCTCGAATCGAGACGGAGAGTCTGCTTGGCGGGAAATATATCGGGATGACGATCGGGTCGCCGGACGCGCCCATACTCAAGGACGGCGACACCGTTCAGACCCGTCAGGCGGCCGACATGACGGCCATCCTGCAGAACGTGGCCGATCTGGCGGAAGACATCCGGCTGGCGGTGAACAATTTCAATAAGAACCAGGAGAAACTGGCGTCGCAGATCGATGACATCCTCGGAGAAAATCGCGAGAACATCCGCGAGACCTTTGCTTCGCTCAACCGGATTGTCACGGATAACGAAGAAGGCATCGGCGAGACGATTGAGAATCTGCGCGCGGCAGGACCTCACCTGAAAGAAGCGATGGAACGAGTGAACGAAATCGCGAGGAAAATGGAAAGCGGCGAGGGGACGCTCGGGAAACTGGTACAGGACGATTCGCTTTATAATGATATGAGAGATTTGTCGGCCAAGCTGGGCGAGGCTTCCGATACGGTCGTGCGTGTTTTGGGTGATAACGAGGCGGACATGCGGGAAGCGGTGGCATCGCTTCGAGAAGCTACACCCAAAATGCAGGCGACAATGGAGCGCATCGACAAGATTTCCGAGAAAATTGAGAAAGGCGAGGGATCTCTGGGTAAATTGATCCAGGACGACGCGCTCTATGATGAAGCGACACGCATGTTCAAGGAATCGCGGCATGCCGCCGAGGATTTGCGCGAGCAGGTCCCGATAATCACGTTTACCAGCGTACTGTTCGGCGCGTTTCAATAA
- a CDS encoding ABC transporter permease encodes MRRFVEYLGSRLIDFFQTTGEILVLFFETLAHCRRIISSRASIFKQMAFIGVGTLPIALLMGFFIGMVLALQTAYQLLRFNLEGIIGAVVGLSLAKELAPVLTGYLVAGRVGAAITAEIGTMQVSEEIDALRVMGVDPVYYLSMPRLIAAVFMVPIIVIYVNMIGILGGALIATTYADLSWAEYFDNLFDSLTFEEIFRGLVKAMFFGGIVGIIGVFKGFKTTGGAEGVGRFTTQSVVLSFVLIVVFDYFLTRIF; translated from the coding sequence ATGCGACGATTCGTTGAGTATCTGGGCAGCCGCCTGATAGATTTTTTCCAGACGACCGGCGAGATTCTCGTCCTGTTTTTCGAGACGCTCGCCCATTGCAGGCGGATCATCAGCAGCCGCGCTTCAATATTCAAGCAGATGGCTTTTATAGGGGTGGGGACACTGCCGATCGCGCTTCTCATGGGGTTTTTCATCGGGATGGTGCTGGCTCTGCAGACCGCTTACCAGTTGCTGCGGTTCAATCTCGAAGGGATCATCGGGGCAGTGGTCGGTCTCTCGCTTGCGAAAGAGCTGGCGCCGGTGCTTACCGGCTATCTGGTTGCCGGGCGTGTCGGGGCGGCGATCACGGCTGAGATCGGAACGATGCAGGTATCGGAGGAAATCGATGCGCTTCGCGTGATGGGGGTGGATCCGGTATACTACCTTTCGATGCCGCGCCTTATTGCCGCGGTATTCATGGTGCCGATCATCGTCATCTATGTCAACATGATCGGCATCCTCGGAGGCGCCCTTATAGCAACGACCTACGCGGATTTGAGCTGGGCAGAGTATTTTGACAATTTATTCGACTCGCTCACCTTTGAGGAAATCTTTCGCGGACTCGTCAAGGCGATGTTCTTTGGGGGGATTGTCGGGATCATCGGTGTTTTCAAGGGGTTTAAGACAACCGGCGGCGCGGAAGGCGTGGGCCGGTTTACGACGCAGTCGGTAGTGCTCTCATTTGTCCTTATCGTCGTATTCGATTATTTTCTTACGAGGATTTTTTAA